Part of the Chanos chanos chromosome 5, fChaCha1.1, whole genome shotgun sequence genome, GACATCATCCATGAAGTATCAAAGTATTGGTATGGGATAGTCCTGCCTAGTTTTTAGATCCAGTTATAGCTAGAAATTTGCACATATTTCACACTGTAAAACTATGACAGAAATGGGTGCTACTTTTCTGTTGGCAGTGGCCCAGGACTGTAAAGCCACACCCGGGCAGTTCTATGACAGACTGCTGAAGAAGTGTCTGAAATGCTCCGTGGTGTGTGGCAGTCACCCGTCAGAGTGTTCACAGGAATGCCAATGTGAGTCTtcaaaacccacaaacacacaaacatacacatgtatgcacatgcacacacacacacatgcacatgtacacacgcgcgcacacatgcatgcagacacatacacgttcgcatacacacacacacacacacacacacacacacacatgcattcacacatatgcaaacatacacacacacacacacacacacacacacacgcttcacaGTGAAAGACAAACTTATTCATTAGTATTGAGCTCTGTAGCTGACACAGATTTACATTGGTCACGCGTCAAATTTTTACCATGGCAAAtccgaggtttttttttgttttgttttttttaaccagtggTTATCACTTCTGCCCTGCATAAATTGGCTCAgaaactcacaacacacactggaaGGCCAACTAGTGTTTGCTATTAGTGTACACTCACCTCTCCTATCTGAATccaaacactaccacacagatttatttttctcttttgataACACATATGAAGACAAAGGCCAACGCACGATCAGACAGAACTTGTACGCTTTTAAACTTACTTTGGGAAATGCAGCCTGGCATTCCAAAACCTGGTGTTTTCCAATGTCGGTTTACAGGTCCTTGAGAACTATTGACAAATCCTTGTGTAGCCTGTCTACTACCTTGCTCCAAGGATAACGTTATTAATATCATTCTGGACTGGCTCGTTTTTCAAAGTATCATGCCATTATTGCACTGTGAGACAGCAACGTTGGTTAACAATATATACCCACTGGGTTACCAAGCAGTTTGGTTGGTAAAAGTCGAGCATCACTCACGACTAGTTTTCTGGATTAGGATCTCTTGTTACTCCTTTGATTTCTAGATTTATTTCTGGATTTCATTCTAATTATTTCTTCTTGCAAAAACAGACATAAGATACTATGTGATTTTTGCCTGTTCGGTTTTCAATACTGAGAGGTGTGGCTGTAACTCTTGAGTGTGCTTCACACGCTGGCCCACTGCTTCAGTCTTCTGCTCTATGGTACTGCTGTAATCTGAACACCGTAAGATATTTGACAATTCTCCTAAAACTCATTTTATGACATCAAGATATTATACTTTAGTGCAACATAATAATCACAGTCATTAGCACTGGTATAATCTTATATCGCCCTATCATAATGTAAATCACTTAATTACCAACACATCTCATCCAAATGTAATGTGTTGTTTATTCCATAATATTATCATGGACATTCATTATTCTTAATAAGACTGAGGGATTATGAGTTTCACACTGCTGCTGATGATCAGCAGTGTTTGGACCAAGGCTCACTACAGTGTTGTAGTTACAAACGACATGTCCACGTCTGGGAGGGCTACGGCTGTGCCGAGGTAGCAATGTGCAGCCTGCGGTAAATAGAGTACAATCGTTTTTACACATCAGCGCTCTGAAGCTTTTAACAGTGCTCCCAAACTCTGTATCTTCCCCTCCCAGACCTGGAGGAGAAGCAAGTGGCATGGACTGACAAAACCATGCGAGAGGCCATTATAAACTGTCACAGAGGTCGATGCTAGTGTTGTAGTGGCGTGACTTCACTTCTGCTTGTGCGGTGTGACATTTTcgcactctctttcactcagccGATGGAACTTTCTGGTCTACAGAACAAGGATGCGCGTGTCCCAACGAGGGAAAGTCCACAAGTTTCCACTTTCTAGGTGTGACAGTTATATGGGCTGGAGATgacagagcagaggtgaagCCCTTTGCACTGCAGTAGGCAATACAATGTCAACCATGCTCCGCCGTGataggacaaaacaaaaaaacgacatCCCTTGACATGGCTACCCAAGCACATCCATTGTCTAAAATCCCACTCTTTCACATGCCTCCACCTGGCCTTTCATTCCCCCATCCTGCAAAGCGAGCAGGTACAGAGGGAGACTCTAATGCTCAATGACATCAGCTGACCTTATGATTCTGTGATACGCCAAACTCTGTCAGCTtcaaaactgctctctctcGGGAGCTTCCACTCAGGAGAAACCGTAATGCTCATGTTCAGGGGATGTTGTGGCATCCCAGTGTTGCTCTTTGGGAGCTTGTGGGTCTTTAACATGGCaactttttccatttaaaagtgCAGCGCATTACGGCAAGTTAGGAGCCAGTGAGTCGTTAGGCTGCTGTTACTCTGTAATATTTAAAATCTTGACTGGATAATGACTGGGTCTTAACGTCTGCCACAGAGGGAGAATCACGGTGGTTTCCTCTTTGGGGTCTAGCACCTTCATCCACTGAGTGCTCCTGCAGTCTGGAGTCTCATTTTGGATGCTCTCACTCATGCTACATTTATGTCTCTCGAGcagatgacattaaaaatagTGTCTGCAAAGACCTTTTTCCCTACCCCTCTCTGCCACagttatgaatgaatgataaaacattgctgttttttttttctctttatactCCATGTATCTACATCATTTACAAAATGAAGGTAAAGTAAATGCAAATGCACCACTTTCAGTCCCCTGGAATATGGCAGTAAAGCACATCATTGTggaaggggggtgggtggggggggtgatgaCGGGCTTGCTTTAATTACAATGTACAGTACGCTTAGTCCAGCATGACTATCTTTTCACTTTACTGCAGCACATCCGTCCGTGGCTGTAACACAGATGTCCGGGGATGGCACTGCACTACAAACTGTCAACAGTAGGGGGAGCTCTGGGCCTACACGTCCTCCATATACAGACGTTCTGGTGTACTCCCTGTTGGGCTTGTGCTTTGCTGTGCTGCTCTGCACACTCTCTGTGGCTCTGCTGGTTCTGCTGAGGAGAGCCAAGAGCCAAAAAGACCAAGAGACCCCCGACGAAGGCCAGCAGCCAAACAACGGAGCTCTTTCATCAAAAGGTAAGTACATCAATTACCCTATCAGCAAAGCAACAGCTTCTACCAACATCACAAAGCCCACACACATTTTaccaagcagacacacacacacacacacaaaaacctgaATAATCATTCATGGTCACAAAGCCTAAGTGTGCCCTTtactcaagaaaacaaaaatgcttcTATTACTGGTAGCGTTGGGATTTGCTTTACTGTCGAGTCTTTGGTGGATCTATCACACTGTGAGAATGTCCTGATTGTTGCAGACTGTTTGATGGCACAGGCAGAGGCTGCGTCTGAGGAGGGTGTGGCGATTGCCAAGACAAACAGACCCAGAGCTACAGAGACCTGCGTTCACTGCTTCACTGGCCACAGAGGGGCAGCACCAAACCTGTACCAACAGGCCGTCCCCAGTCACCAGTCCACCTCTGGAGAGCCCAGTCAGAACCAGGAGAACAATCACTGTTCTAACAGCTACGTGGGCAGAATGGCAGAGAACGGGTGCGACGCGGTCAGCGCAATGAGGATCATATGTTCTCCCACGCAGACCAGCATGTGAGGGAGAGCACCCAGACACCCGCACCTTCTCAAGCAGGGAAAAGCCGTTCAGCCTGAGCCAGGGTTGTGCAGAACCGCTTTGGTACACCTGCAAACATGTTTCCATCAAATCTGTCCACTTTAGCAAAAGGCATCCAATTACAGAGCTGCTTTCTTTGAGTGCAGAGCATCCAGCGCATTTCCCAGATCTGCGGCCTTTACGATCGCGTAAACTTTTGAGGGGCTGTTCTGGAAATCGAACTGAATGACTTTGGCTCAAGGCCATTCATATGCATGGCTACTCGTGTAAACCCTTATGAATTCCTATGGAAACTTACAAATATGtatctgtaatgtttaataaataatcATATTTAAACTGGTGCCTGTGTACGCTTCATACGTTTCCTAAACCGCACTGATGCTCACTGTAATCACATGGAGAATATAGTGGCAGAGCCGGGTAGAGAAAGAAacgaaggaagaaaaaaaaaaaatgaaagaaacttaAATATATGATCTTAATCTTAATCCTGCTGAGACATGTATGCCCAGCCTGAATTTCAATTGATCTCACGTCTCCCTTTGTGAGAGGTATGGATATAAATAAATTGTCCCAggtatgaatataaataaagaTATACGACCACAGATCCGAGCAGGCTGTGAAACAGTGTTCTGAGGATATTTCTGTATTATGGTGCTTGGCTTACTTCAGCAAAATGAATGAAGACTaattgtttttgggtttttttggtgttctttttttttttttttctttgatttgttttacatacatacatacatattatacatacatacatactatacatacatacataattgacattttaaaaagtcattccTCCCCCAAAAGTCTTTTAGAATCCAGTTTAGACAGCATGCCAAGTTAAAGTACTGATTcagtacacacgtacacatacactcacacacacacatacacacacgcacaaagaagggagggagggaaggagggagagatagagagatgggtAGAAAGAAATGTGATTGAGGATAACACTGTCCGATAAGCCCATGTAGAAGAGAGACACAGCATAGAAATAAAAAGCtcgacttttttttccttttacgtAAACTCACCTGCTGAACGAGCGTGGCCTTTACAACCAAGCCGTCAGCAGTACataccaaataaaaaaaaaccaaaaaaaaaaacctcacacttTCACATCA contains:
- the tnfrsf13b gene encoding tumor necrosis factor receptor superfamily member 13B, whose translation is MTEMGATFLLAVAQDCKATPGQFYDRLLKKCLKCSVVCGSHPSECSQECQSHPSVAVTQMSGDGTALQTVNSRGSSGPTRPPYTDVLVYSLLGLCFAVLLCTLSVALLVLLRRAKSQKDQETPDEGQQPNNGALSSKDCLMAQAEAASEEGVAIAKTNRPRATETCVHCFTGHRGAAPNLYQQAVPSHQSTSGEPSQNQENNHCSNSYVGRMAENGCDAVSAMRIICSPTQTSM